From the Tissierellales bacterium genome, the window CTATGCGGAAATAGCTCAGTGGTATAAGCAGAGAACCCAAATCAGGTTTTTGGATTTGGTGTGAATCGCTTAGTGGATACAGTATTTATAATTAACTGAAGCTATGATTAAAACGAGAACTATTTAAACTATGCGGAAGTAGCTCAGTGGTATAAGCAGAGAACCCAAATCAGGTTTTTGGATTTGGTGTGAATCGCTTAGTGGATACAGTATTTATAATTAACTAAAGCTATGATTAAAACAAGAACTATTTAAACTATGCGGAAATAGCTCAGTGGTAGAGCATCGCCTTCCCAAGGCGGGGGCCGCGGGTTCGAGTCCCGTTTTCCGCTCCATATTCAATAATATATTTATATTGCATAAGCAGTAAACCTTCTATATTAATATAATGTTATAGAGGGTTTAATTTTTTATATAGAAGGAGAAAAGATTATGAAGAACCCTTTTATTCCCCTTGAAAAAGGAAATACAGTTATTGTAGATGGTAGAATTAATGAAGAATTTATTGAATTTTTAGAGGATATGAAATTAAAAGTTATTTTAACAACAAAATGTGAAGAAGTAGCTGAACCTATATCTTATCATCCTGATATAGTTATGCATCCAGTGGACCATAGTACTTTAGTTATTGCTCCAAATGTTTTCGATTATTATGAAGACAAACTATATGGGATGGGTATAAAATTAATAAGAGGAGAAAAATACCTAGGTGAAGAATATCCTAATAATATAGCATATAATGTTGGAAGGGTTAATGGGGCAGCTATACACAATTTCAAATATACAGATAATATATTACTTTATTATTTAAATAAGCAAGGTTTAGATTTAATAAATGTAAAACAAGGTTATTCAAAATGTTCTATGGCTATAGTAGATGAGAGAGCAATAATTACTGCTGATAATGGTATTCATAAGTTGATGATTCAAAATAATATAGATTCTCTGTTAATTCAACCAGGTCATATAGTTTTGAAAGGATATAATTATGGATTTATAGGTGGGACCTGTGGAAATCTATCAAAAAAACATATAGCTTTCTCAGGTAGTTTTGAAAAACATCCAGATGTTAAAAAAATCAAAAAATTTTTAAAAAAATATAATAAAAAGTATTTACTAATAGATGGAAATCCCCTTATAGATATTGGAACTATTATTACTTTATATTGTAATTAAAGTAAGCATTTATAAAGTATATACCTATTCCAAAATCATATACTATTACTGCAGAAAGGAGAGACAAATGGAAAGAGTGACTATCAGCTTTAATAAAGATATTGAGAATATAAATAAGAAGATAGACGAATATTTAATAGACAAAGATATTGAAATATCCGAAGAGCTTTTAAAAAATAGAATTTTTCTAAACTTCAATGCTGTTAGCGATAAAATAGAATCAGAAGCTGAATATTATCATACTATATCAAATCTTGTTACTGATATTATAATACATTATTATTCTAAGGCAATAATAGGTAAAGAAATATTTTTAAAATATAAAGATTTTTCTAGGAAGGATAAAATTTTAATAATAGATATAGCTTATAATATGTTTATTGAAGAGGAAAGCTTTATTAAAAGTAAAAAAAGTATATACGAAGAAGTATTGGATTATATAGTGGAAAATAATGAAATTATTATAGATGGTTTTATAAGATTTAGACTTGAGAAGTTTAAAAATAATATAAATCATTTAATTGAAAAAAGCATAGATGAGTATTTTATAGAAAAAGAGTACAAAGAATTTATAAAAATTCTACAATATTTTGTAGACATTCAGCAACCAAAGCTTAATACAATAAATATTGTAGTAAAAGATGATGATTATAAATTATTTGATGACAAAAATAATCTGATTGAAAAAGACTATTATAATGATATAATTAGTGAGTTAGCTAATGAAGGTATTAGTAATGATGATTTATTAATAAGTACTTTAATAGTAATAGCTCCAAAGAAAATAATAATTCATGGAAAAGAAAAAGATAAAGAAAAAGAAATTGTAGAAATAATTGATGGTGTATTTACTAATAAAGTACATTATTGTTTAGATTGTGAAATATGTAGAAAGAAAAAATCAATTAAAAAAGGGAAATAAAAAGAAGTTGGAAAAACAACTTCTTTTTATAATTAAGGACTAACTTTTTATTTGTATAAAAATATGATATCATAATGCAAAGAACTTTGGTATTAATTACAAATGGAGGTATATACATATGACAAAAAAATTAGTTAAACCTACAACCTTATCGGGTTTTATGGAGCTCTTACCTTCTGATCAGATTCTTTTTAATAACATAATGGATACTATTAGAGAGAATTATGAAAAGTATGGATTTTTACCTATAGATACGCCGGTAATTGAAAGAGAAGAAATACTTTTAGCTAAAGGTGGGGGAGAAACAGAGAAGCAAATCTATAAATTTAAAAAAGGAGATACTGATTTGGCTTTAAGATTCGACCTAACAGTACCATTAGCTAGATATGTTTCCCAGCATTTTTCAGAGCTGACCTTTCCTTTTAGAAGGTATCAGATAGGAAAAGTATATAGAGGTGAAAGAAGTCAAAAAGGAAGATTTAGAGAGTTTTACCAATGTGACATTGATATAGTTGGAAATCAAAAGTTAGATATTATTAATGATGCAGAAATTCCAAGTATCATTTATTCTACTTTTAAAGACTTAGGGTTTGATGAATTTATAATTAAAATAAATAATAGAAAATTACTTAATGGGTTCTTTCAATGGTTAGGTGTAGAGGACACTGGTCAGGTATTACGAATCGTAGATAAACTTGAAAAGATTGGTTCGGAAAAAGTGAAAAAAGAATTAAGGGAAATAGGTTTGCAGGATGAAGTTGTGGAAAAAATACTAGAATTTATGATGATTAATGGTTCAAATAGTGAAATATTGGGTAAATTAAAAGCAATGGAAGTTGAAAATGAAAGCTTTAATATAGGTTTAGAGGAATTATCAATTGTAAATAAATATGTTAAAACTTTTGGTGTACCTGAAAGTAATTACTCAATTGATTTAACTATAGCAAGAGGTTTAGATTATTATACTGGAACTGTATATGAAACATTTTTGGATAATTACCCTGATTTAGGGAGTGTATGTTCTGGTGGAAGATATGATGATTTAGCTCAGAATTATACTAAACAAAAATTGCCTGGTGTGGGAATATCTATTGGTTTAACTCGATTGTTTTATCAATTTAGGGAAGCAAATATAATTTCATCTGATTGTAACACTTTAACTAAAGCTCTTATTATACCAATGGTAGATTATCTAGAAGAATCTATAGAAATTGCTAACTATCTTAGAATTAAAGGTATAATGACGCAGGTATATTTAGAAAAGGGTAAAATGGGTAAAAAGTTTTCCTATGCGGATAAATTAAAAATACCTTATGTATTAATAATTGGACCTGATGAAGTTGCGGAAAATAAGGTTTCTTTCCGAGATATGAAAACAGGAGAACAAAAATTATTAAGCTTAGAAGAGGTTTCCGATAAACTTAGGTAATATTATTAGAAATTAATTTTTAATAAGAATTATTATAGCTATTGTCAGAATAAAAGTATTGGTGATTAATTTTACAGAATTAATTATTAAAATACCAGGGTTTCTCCATTATTTCATTAACCCCTCATGTCAACAAACTTTCGGGGGTTACTTCTAACATATGGAAATATATCCTGAAAGCATTGAAAAATCAAAGTTTAAAAGTTTTAAATATAAGAAATGGGGAAACTCTAATTAAAATAGTCTTGACAATTAAAATTAATATAGCTATAATGTTATATTAACTAAATATATAATAGCAATGAAAGGAAGAGTAAGTTAATTTAGCTTTAAGAGAGGGATTATCGTGGCTGGAAGTAATCCTAAGTGATAATTAACTGAAGACCACCCTGGAGCTGAATCCCAAACTATATTTATAGTAAAAGGATTACCGCAGAATGCGTTATACAAACTGAGCACCAATTTGGGTGGAACCACGGGAATATTATGTCTTCTCGTCCCTTGACATAGGGACGAGAAGATTTTTTGATTTTTGGAAAATAAAATTATAGGAGGGAAAATAATGAGTAAAGTTAAAATAACATTACCTGATAATTCTGTTAAGGAATATGATAAAGGTGTAACTGTTTATGATATAGCAAAGGATATTAGTAAAGGATTGGCGAGAGAAGCTGTGGGTGCTGAAGTGAATGACAAGATACTTGGTCTTAAAGAACCTATTAATGAGGATTCTAGGGTAAGTATAGTGAAGTTTGAGGATGAGGCTGGAAAGCATATATTTTGGCATACAAGTGCCCATATTTTAGCTCAGGCAGTCAAAAGATTATATCCAGATACAAAGCTGGCTATAGGACCAGCAATAGATGATGGATTTTATTATGATTTTGATACAGAACACAGATTTACTCCAGAAGATTTAGAAAAAATAGAAGAAGAAATGAATAAAATTGTAAAAGAGAACTATGAACTAGAGAAGTTTATATTGCCAAGAGATGAAGCCATAGAATATTTAAAAGAAAAAAGTGAACCTTATAAAGTAGAATTAGTAGAAGATCTTCCAGAAGACGAGATAATTTCTTTCTATAAACAAGGTGACTTTGTAGACTTATGTGCAGGACCTCATTTACCAAGTACAAAGAAAGTTAAGGCTAGTAAGCTATTAAGTATAGCTGGTGCTTATTGGCATGGAGACGAGAAAAACAAGATGCTTCAAAGAATATATGGAACTAGTTATGAAAAGAAGAAAGATTTAGATAAACATCTTGAAAGAATAGAAGAAGCTAAAAAAAGAGATCATAGAAAATTAGGGAAGGAACTGGATCTATTTAGTATGCATGAAGTAGCACCAGGATTTCCATTTTTCCATCCAAAAGGTATGGTTTTAAGAAATATATT encodes:
- a CDS encoding putative sporulation protein YtxC; this translates as MERVTISFNKDIENINKKIDEYLIDKDIEISEELLKNRIFLNFNAVSDKIESEAEYYHTISNLVTDIIIHYYSKAIIGKEIFLKYKDFSRKDKILIIDIAYNMFIEEESFIKSKKSIYEEVLDYIVENNEIIIDGFIRFRLEKFKNNINHLIEKSIDEYFIEKEYKEFIKILQYFVDIQQPKLNTINIVVKDDDYKLFDDKNNLIEKDYYNDIISELANEGISNDDLLISTLIVIAPKKIIIHGKEKDKEKEIVEIIDGVFTNKVHYCLDCEICRKKKSIKKGK
- the hisS gene encoding histidine--tRNA ligase; its protein translation is MTKKLVKPTTLSGFMELLPSDQILFNNIMDTIRENYEKYGFLPIDTPVIEREEILLAKGGGETEKQIYKFKKGDTDLALRFDLTVPLARYVSQHFSELTFPFRRYQIGKVYRGERSQKGRFREFYQCDIDIVGNQKLDIINDAEIPSIIYSTFKDLGFDEFIIKINNRKLLNGFFQWLGVEDTGQVLRIVDKLEKIGSEKVKKELREIGLQDEVVEKILEFMMINGSNSEILGKLKAMEVENESFNIGLEELSIVNKYVKTFGVPESNYSIDLTIARGLDYYTGTVYETFLDNYPDLGSVCSGGRYDDLAQNYTKQKLPGVGISIGLTRLFYQFREANIISSDCNTLTKALIIPMVDYLEESIEIANYLRIKGIMTQVYLEKGKMGKKFSYADKLKIPYVLIIGPDEVAENKVSFRDMKTGEQKLLSLEEVSDKLR